Within Populus trichocarpa isolate Nisqually-1 chromosome 6, P.trichocarpa_v4.1, whole genome shotgun sequence, the genomic segment CATTTTATTTAACATGATGTGCGACTGTTTTTTCACAAGTTTTACTTTCAATGTCATTTTTTCTGCAgacaaaaagaaagtaaataaactGAAAGTGGAAAAGCACAAGAAATCTTCTAGAGAcagaaagaggaggaggagaaactACCTGTCCGACTCGGAGAGTTCATCTGATTCTGATATGGAATCAACGGAATCTGATAGTGATTCTGACTCCCTTTTGTCCTCATCATCTGACATTAGTTCTTCAAGTGAAGATAGGcgcaagaagagaaagagaactTCTAAACGAGACAAACATAGACGTGGAAAAAAACGAGACAAGAGACGTGAAAAGAGGCGAAAGAGACGTGACAAGCGATCCAAACGTAGAACAAGAAGGTAGCTGCATTGCCATGATTTCTTAACTTAACCCATCGAAAGAAATCTGTGTCAATGTtactttaatgtttttatggGAGTTAACTTCTTAGATTCAAGATTTCTGCCATTAACAAGGAATGATTCCAAACTGCTTTGATTACCCCTCTTCCCGCCTCTGCCAGAAAGAAATAAGTTGATCTTTGGTTTTTAATAACCTCACATTCTTTCGTCTCTTAGATCATCAGATAGTCTCACAGATGGTGAGAGTGAGAGTGAAACCAGCTCTGATGACGATGCTCTTAATGCTCAAGCAAAAGAGAGGAAGTGTAGAGACCCTTCTCAGAAAACTGGTACTGCATCTTGAAGTGATTCTATCCAAGTTTTTTGCACAGCTCCAAAATCACTGCAGAATGTTCGGAAAAGTTCATTTGATTTCTCTTGCttctttattttgatgcatgttGTGTATGTGTTATCTGCATAGTGCATATTGACTGTACtggttctttttaaaattagctATTAATTTGACGCTTGTATATCTGATGCTAACAATGTTGGAAGTGGAGTGAACTTTGTTTTCTCTTGAATTGCTGCCTTCATTTGTATTCTGTTTAAGTTTGGCATCATGGCCATTCTCCTGTGATGGTCATGTATTCTGCATTTAACAAATATTGGACTACTTGCTTTGTGTAATGTTGTGCAGCTGAGGGTCAGTCTCCTGTGGTTTTGGAGGAAGAAGTTGCCTCCCTTCCTTGTAAAAAGAGGGAGGAACCTGATATACTTGAAAAGGAAGATGGTGAATTCCCCAAGGAAAATGGATCTCGACGAAGTAATGGCATGGGGGCAGATGCTAAATCCTATGGAAGCGAAGATAGAGAACCCGATATCAGAGATGATCACCCAGTAAAATCCAGGTCTACTTTCCATTCTTGTCACACCTCAGTTATTCTTTATGCTTTCAGATTCTTCCAGGTCTGTATTTTATTGTAAGTTGATGAGCAGGAGCCAGAGCAGGAGCCAAAGCATGAGTCCCAAGAGGACCACGAGTAAGAGTATGAGTATTAGTCCCAGGAGGAGCCTGAGCAAGAGCCCAGATGTTAGTCCAAAGAGAAGCGTAAGCAGGAGTCGCAGTGCTAGTAGAAGCCATCCTCGTGTCTCACAGAGGAGTATCAGCAGGAGTCCTGTTAGAAGTGGCAGCAGCCAGAGCCCAGCTAGAAGTTTCAGCAGAAGTCCTGTGAGGACCAAGAAGGCTAGAAGCATAAGCACGAGCCCGGTGAGATCTCGGTCTCCAAGAAGTTTTAGCAGGAGCCCTGTGAGAGCACTTCCTCGAAGAAGCCAAAGCAGGAGCCCAGTGAGATCTCTGTCTCGATCATTGAAGAAGTCAATTAGCAGAAGTCCTTTAAGAGATTCTAGGAGGAGCATAAGCAGAAGCCTGGTTCGATCTTCCCGGAGAAGCATTAGCAGAAGCCCAGTTAGATCTCGGAGAAGCATAAGCAGAAGCCCGGTTCGATCTTCCAGGAGGAGCGTCAGTAGAAGCCCGGTTCGATCTTCCAGGAGGAGCGTCAGCAGAAGCCCGGTTAGATCTTCCAGGAGAAGCGTCAGCAGAAGCCCGGTTAGATCTTCTCGGAGAAGCATTAGTAGAAGCTCTGGTAGGGCTCCTTCAAGGAGAAGTGTTAGCAGGAGTCCAATTAGGGCACCAAGCAGGAATAATCGTCGCAGCTACTCAAGGAGCCCTAGCACACGTAGGGCAAGGTTTCCTGATCGAAGAAGTTTGTCAAGAAGTGTTTCCCCGGATGGGTCTCCCAAGCGCATCAGGAGGGGAAGAGGTTTCAGTCAACGATATGCTTATGCTCGGAGATACAGAACTCCCTCTCCAAAGCGTTCTCCTGTGAGATCCTTCCGTTATAGCGGGCGTGATAGGTACCTGGCAAGCCAACATCCTTTGATTTCTGCTCACCTTCTGTCTGATTTGTTTAAATCTTGTGAGCTATCCTGTTCAACTACATGATGTATTTTCTGAAATGACAATTGTCACTTTTATGATATGTTTCTAGATATTCCAGTTACCGAAGGTATTCTCCTAGGCGTTTTAGAAGTCCACCAAGAGGAAGAACTCCACCAAGGTCTGTGatctactttgtttttttggctAATTTCATTTCTTATTGGATTGTATAGTGATGCTGGAAATACAGTTTACATGGAAGTTGGAAGTGCCTTCCTCTTGTTTAATGGGATGATTCCAAAGAACTTAGTTCTGGAAGTACTTTATTTATACTTGTGCATTTTTCTGTCTTGCTATCTTAGTTTCTCTCTTTGACACTGTTAGCAGATATAGAGGGAGGAGAAGCCGTACACGAAGCCCATCTGTATCACGCAGCCCTCGTTATCGTAATCGTCATTATAGCCGCAGTGGCAGCCCTGTTCGCAGTCGTTCCCCAGTTGATGTGTCCAAGTCTCGTCTGTCTCCACGAGTTGCAAGGCAGAGGTCGCCGTCTAGCAGCCGGAGTCCATCAAAATCACGATCTTCATTGGATTCCCAGTCGCCAAAGCGACTCAGCAAAGACAGATCAAGGTCATCATCAAGGAGTCCCGGTGGGAAGAAGGGTCTGGTGTCGTATGATGATGGTTCTCCCGACTCTAGTCAAAGGTGAACTGGGTGAAAGACGTGATGTTGATGATATCCTTGGTCAGGACAAGCTTGAGCTATGTATCCTTCATTTTGAGAAGCTGTGTTTGACGATGAACTAGGGTCTTGTTTTTTCCCTCCCCTTCCAACTGGACCTaaattgctgtttttttttaccggGGCAGATAATGTAGTCACATAATTTTCGTAGCGTGGTTTAGATTTATCTTTGGCGTGTTGCAAGGATATAGAgtaataatttatcttataaGGAACCTAGAATCAAGCTGCTGCTGGTTGTCCTTACTCTTTCCTTGTGTTTACTTGCTGAAAGTTGGGTAGAAGTGGAGGTGGGAGATAATTTATGTGCCATGGGTTGGAGACTTTGTTTCCGAAGCTGGAATTTTTGCGTATTCAAGATGCATCTGTTCTTGTGGAGTATTGTGGTGCCTGAACGAGCATGGGCTGTGATGCACTTGTGACTGCTGTCATttagtctttttcttttcatcaacgATCATTTTGGCGGTGAAGTCTGCTCATGAACACCCTTAACGTTGGTACCAATTCTCACTATCTGTCACCATCTTTCCTATATAGAATTGCCctgatgaaattattttttatgtaaataattTTCAACTGCATCCCAGACAACCTCTTCCCGGCTACTTTCGGTTGTCCTAGCAACCCAGTTAAAATGCAGGCCAGAAGCTTGAAGCCCTATTGCAATCTCCATTACTTACGAGAACGCCAGTTCACCTGTACCTCCGAAGCATGCAAAACCAACTGAATTGGGTTTCTTTGAATTAAGCCATCTCAAAAACTCATGTTCATCAATAGAGGCTTGCCTTCCCTTCAGCTTTATCATCTACGTTTCTGTTGCATAGTGAAACTGGTCCTTCATGCCATGCCTTTCTTCCACGACCTTTCTATAATGATCAGCATGAACCGGGTCAAGCTCGTAGAAACTGTCGACAACCAGTCCATTATTTTTGCAAATCTGCATCTTTAACGTTCTTGAAAACCTTGGCGAGGTCAGATTCATCATGTTTTTCATGATAAGGCACCTCCTTCCTTGTCACCTTGATATCACCACCAAAAAGGGTTCAGAATCCGATGATATTTTCTTGGGTGGCTCGTATAATCCTAGGCATTGATCAGTTTTTGAAGAGAAAACTAGTCCCCTCGAATTCCAAACCTAGCCGCAACATCAGTAgtccaaggaaaaaaacacgTCTGCAATAAGACAACCAGTTAATCAGGGTGGATTTCACCTAGTAGCCACTGAAAGAGTTCTTGAAGCATGGCAGTTGCCAGGCAAATCATAGATCGGGAAACCATCAAGTCCACATTTTCCCGCCCTCGTGGCAACCCGGCCTCTACTAGGAGATGTGATGGTCTGTACATGCATTCATTTCAAAACCCAAATCTTTGGTTCTCTGGATTGTTTTGGACAAGAGAGGCACGTTAAGGACTGGTGACTAGCTAGTCCTCGGGCCATGGGAAGCAAATACCTTGACCTTGTGACGCAATGAAAAACAGGTTGAATTACAAGAGAAAAGGTTGTGATGGGTTAGTCTTTTCAGTTTGGTAGGCTTACTAGGTGAGCTTGGAGCCAACTGTTTTCATGGTTTCTGTGCTGATCCTTTTCTGTTCGCCACTGCTCCAATTTCAAGGATTGTCGATTGTGCTCTGCGTGATCTTCGATGCAAATGtagaaatatattttggattaaaatcACCGAGGTAttaaaagattttctttttgtttaaggattctgattttcttttcttgttaagGTTGGTTTCTGACCAAATTAAAGAGTTGTAAATCTTCTAGAAAGACAGAACACATCGGacttaatttttagaaataatattaCGAATTAGGATTCCTGGTGCGCTAATCCTTCTGTCAAACTCTGTCTTTTTTATTGctgtcttctttgtttttgtgcttCCATCTACATCATATTTGCCATCTTACTTGTGCTTACTCTTCTTGTTCGTTCAATAGGAAACCATTTTTAGCTTTTGAAATCCTCCCAGCCATTTGTTGGTACTGTAAAAATATGATTAGCctgttttcttgtgtttgtcCATATCAATGGATGCTTTTAGCGGTACGACCACTGGTGTCCaaggtaagaaaataattattctgtGATGTAAGCTATGGGATTGTCGAAACAATGCTGCTAAATTGCAGAACTGATAATACAACAAATGGAGATTTTTCCAATGCTATTAGACATTGGAAATTTCTATTATTCTGACTTGATCGTTTGCCTCATGATTATATAGTTATGTTGAGGATATCAGCTATGTGAACTTTGAAATTGCTGCTGCCTCTTGGAAGACTAGTAAAACCATGTCAGCAACCAGGCTGCGTGAAACCATTACTGAATGCCTTGCTGATGTTCAGTCAGACTCCGTTGATGCTCAGCGGAAAGCTCTGCAAACCCTAGCTGCCCTTACCAAGGTCAGTCCCCAGAACAGGAGCTTGCTTGCACAAACAGACGGTGTCGTATCTACCCTTCTTACCCTGACCAAAATCTCCTCCTCTATCATCAGAATCCTTGCGTTATCCATTCTTTTCAACCTCTCCCTGAACCCTGATCTAAAGTGGAATCTTGCAGATATGGAAACCATTCATcatctcaattcaataattCTCTCAGCAAGTTCCCCTGAAATCAACCGGTTAGTTTGCTCTTTGATTTGCAGCTTAGCGATGCTAGACAAAAACAAGGCCAAGTTTGGGGTGGCAGGTACTGTCCAGGTGCTGGTTGGTGCTATTTCAGGACCTCGTTGTCCTGCCTCTCACCATCTCCTTAGTTCCTTGGCTGAGCTTGTGCAGTTTCATGGGAATTGTACAGTGGCTGTCCGTTCAGGAGCAGTCCAAGTGCTCATTGGAGTAGTGGAGAGCACAGATGGCGAGGATTTGGCTGGGACTTCTCTTGCTGTTCTAGGTCACCTAGCTCGGTTCAATGAAGGATTGAATGCCTTAATAAGAACTGACCAGATCGTGAGTTCTATGTTAAATGTTCTAAGAGGGAGGTGCATGCTGAGCAAGGAAGGCGCAGCGGAGATTCTTCTTCGGCTTTTCGACGAAAGTGAAGGTTGCGTTAGAGATGCTTTCAGGCTGCCAGAGTTCTCGTCTGTCCTGGCTGATATTTCAGTGAGAGGATCATCAAAGGCACGCGAGAAGGCAAATCAGCTACTGAAGAAGATGGTGGATGCTAACCTTGATCCTTACACTGATGGGAATTCCCTGTTTCTCCCATGGTATCAATGAGGCTGATGAATAATAATCTTCTTTATTTGACAATTTATTTACCAATAATCTTGAAATCTTCAGCATCAGAATGCCTGTATAGCCATTAATTGCATAGTAATCCAACGATCATAGTCATAGCTATGGTGATAATAAAACGATCAACAGCTCAAGAATGTCAATTCGTTTTCCATTGATGAATGATTGAATTGCTCTCGTGTGGCCTGCATAACTGGATGAAATCAAAGGGCTTGGTTTCACGAGTCTGTACATTTTTTTAACAGGATCAAGGATGAAGGTGTCCACCACAGACAGCCTAATATTCTTGTTGTCCTCTGTTTCCTTTTCCTAGTAAAACGGTACTGGTTTTTTCTCGACAATATCAGAGGAACCTCTTCTAGCCCTAGGCCTTCAAGTGCTCATCATCATGACCAAGAAAAGGCAGGAATCACTCGAgattttccctctcttttatGTTCTTGAACGTGATGCCATAAGCATTAGTAGGGGGCCGGCGTGGACTaggattaaaataaacaagGATATTTGCCCAACGGACACTTCTTGAGTCCATTGGgcaaataaatttcataattcttTTGGGCTTTCATttcatatcataattattatatatcaagAACATAAAGGGCTCGCACAATCCTGCAATCATAAGAAAATCCATACAATTTGCACCAGTCAACTTCCACCTTCATCTCTCCAAAACCCCACCAATATACatgattttatattgatttttatgttcaaaTCTTGAAATCAATAAGTTATTGAATTAAGATTTGtactaaattaatataaaaaggtatatctttataaaaaaataaatcatactgtAAGAACAGATTCGAGAATACttctttattaaataaaaaaattattaaacatgattaACATCAGGACTGTCAGCTTAAATAATACTATAAGCACTGTTATTTGGATTACTATGCAAGATACTTCACTCCTAATCGAGCCAAAGGAGATGGCATCAGCCTCTATGTTTTTTGTCTGCATATCAATGAATAGAAACTTGAAGACTTTTGAGCAAAAGAAAATCTGCTTTATATAAGCATGTTTGATATTCTCGTtgcagtctttttttttttttttaatatattaaaataatatattttttatatcagcacatcaaaacgatataaaaatactaaaaaataaattaattttaaaaaatattttaaattttaacaaaaatactttccaaccaccaaaacaaaaacaatatcttaGAATTGTAGAATTGTAACCAAAGCTAGAGGATTTTGCTTCCATGCCAGTTATTCTCCTTCTAGTCAGTTGTGGGGCATGAAAAGAGTTAGACATCTTAAAAAGTTTGATTCCCTCTCCCTACCTAAAAAGATTCTAATGAgacttgtttttgaattataatctgttttttaaaatgttttttctcattattaaaagatattaaattaatatatttttaagtatttttatatagttttgatatattaatgttaaaaaatatattttttaaaaacatcttaCATTTCCTActgaatatatatttaatatttgtattaatcatcccttttgtttttttaaataaaataatattattttaatataaaaatctaatttaaaatgaaatttaatcttAACTAGAtcgagttttataactataaacACGTCATCGACGCAATATCATCACTGTATAAAAGTGGTATCTCCCGGCAGCTTGACATGTAAAATGGGAACACAATCTTCTTCCCTTTTGTTGCATTTTATCTCTCAGAtgacattttctttttgctGAGGTTGATGACATGAGATTTGCTGATTGCATGAGACTATGAGAGTGGGGATACTGAATATTAGAGGGCATcagctttttaaaataataataaaataataataaataataataaaatggtgTGAGCCAAAGGAATTCCAACATGGCAGACAAGACATCAATCTCACGTACATACTTCTACTTCCCTAACGTGATGAGATCCAGCTGAGGCCTGACCCATCACTCGTGTTCGAAAGGAAAAGGATATTAAAGGAtgctcctttttttatttttatttttttatttttcgggATGGCACAGTGATTTGATTGGAAAACAGCTCAAAAGTTGGTACccattttacttttataaattgttGCTTTCATttcaagtaaattaaaaaaaaaaatctcatgaaTAATGAATAGTTTAAACTTTAGATATGAAATACTGTTTGTGAGTatgattgtgattgttttttaaagtatttttatgttgaaatatattaaaatgatatttttttattttttaaaaattatttttaagatcaacgcatcaaaataatctaaaacatacaaaaaaaaaaaacaagcgttatactaaaatataattcaaattttctacaatgaaaaaaagaaaaagctaaaacgataataaatttatctaaaaatatgagTCATtaactcaattgtttttaatacgGAATgtaatcataatatttatta encodes:
- the LOC18100681 gene encoding peptidyl-prolyl cis-trans isomerase CYP95 isoform X4, whose amino-acid sequence is MEKKMAKKNPLVFMDVCIDGDPKERMVFELFLDIAPKTVENFRALCTGEKGIGPKSQRPLHYKGSFFHRIIKGSMAQGGDILKRDGTFGESIYGGKFPDESPKLKHDEPGLLSMSIADRDALGSQFIITFRANHHLDRKYVAFGKLVQGDKVLKNIEDVGDEEGRPTVTVKIINCGEFIEDKKKVNKLKVEKHKKSSRDRKRRRRNYLSDSESSSDSDMESTESDSDSDSLLSSSSDISSSSEDRRKKRKRTSKRDKHRRGKKRDKRREKRRKRRDKRSKRRTRRSSDSLTDGESESETSSDDDALNAQAKERKCRDPSQKTAEGQSPVVLEEEVASLPCKKREEPDILEKEDGEFPKENGSRRSNGMGADAKSYGSEDREPDIRDDHPVKSRSQSMSPKRTTSKSMSISPRRSLSKSPDVSPKRSVSRSRSASRSHPRVSQRSISRSPVRSGSSQSPARSFSRSPVRTKKARSISTSPVRSRSPRSFSRSPVRALPRRSQSRSPVRSLSRSLKKSISRSPLRDSRRSISRSLVRSSRRSISRSPVRSRRSISRSPVRSSRRSVSRSPVRSSRRSVSRSPVRSSRRSVSRSPVRSSRRSISRSSGRAPSRRSVSRSPIRAPSRNNRRSYSRSPSTRRARFPDRRSLSRSVSPDGSPKRIRRGRGFSQRYAYARRYRTPSPKRSPVRSFRYSGRDRYSSYRRYSPRRFRSPPRGRTPPRYRGRRSRTRSPSVSRSPRYRNRHYSRSGSPVRSRSPVDVSKSRLSPRVARQRSPSSSRSPSKSRSSLDSQSPKRLSKDRSRSSSRSPGGKKGLVSYDDGSPDSSQR
- the LOC18100681 gene encoding peptidyl-prolyl cis-trans isomerase CYP95 isoform X2, which produces MEKKMAKKNPLVFMDVCIDGDPKERMVFELFLDIAPKTVENFRALCTGEKGIGPKSQRPLHYKGSFFHRIIKGSMAQGGDILKRDGTFGESIYGGKFPDESPKLKHDEPGLLSMSIADRDALGSQFIITFRANHHLDRKYVAFGKLVQGDKVLKNIEDVGDEEGRPTVTVKIINCGEFIEDKKKVNKLKVEKHKKSSRDRKRRRRNYLSDSESSSDSDMESTESDSDSDSLLSSSSDISSSSEDRRKKRKRTSKRDKHRRGKKRDKRREKRRKRRDKRSKRRTRRSSDSLTDGESESETSSDDDALNAQAKERKCRDPSQKTAEGQSPVVLEEEVASLPCKKREEPDILEKEDGEFPKENGSRRSNGMGADAKSYGSEDREPDIRDDHPVKSRSQSRSQSMSPKRTTSKSMSISPRRSLSKSPDVSPKRSVSRSRSASRSHPRVSQRSISRSPVRSGSSQSPARSFSRSPVRTKKARSISTSPVRSRSPRSFSRSPVRALPRRSQSRSPVRSLSRSLKKSISRSPLRDSRRSISRSLVRSSRRSISRSPVRSRRSISRSPVRSSRRSVSRSPVRSSRRSVSRSPVRSSRRSVSRSPVRSSRRSISRSSGRAPSRRSVSRSPIRAPSRNNRRSYSRSPSTRRARFPDRRSLSRSVSPDGSPKRIRRGRGFSQRYAYARRYRTPSPKRSPVRSFRYSGRDRYSSYRRYSPRRFRSPPRGRTPPRYRGRRSRTRSPSVSRSPRYRNRHYSRSGSPVRSRSPVDVSKSRLSPRVARQRSPSSSRSPSKSRSSLDSQSPKRLSKDRSRSSSRSPGGKKGLVSYDDGSPDSSQR
- the LOC18100681 gene encoding peptidyl-prolyl cis-trans isomerase CYP95 isoform X1; amino-acid sequence: MEKKMAKKNPLVFMDVCIDGDPKERMVFELFLDIAPKTVENFRALCTGEKGIGPKSQRPLHYKGSFFHRIIKGSMAQGGDILKRDGTFGESIYGGKFPDESPKLKHDEPGLLSMSIADRDALGSQFIITFRANHHLDRKYVAFGKLVQGDKVLKNIEDVGDEEGRPTVTVKIINCGEFIEDKKKVNKLKVEKHKKSSRDRKRRRRNYLSDSESSSDSDMESTESDSDSDSLLSSSSDISSSSEDRRKKRKRTSKRDKHRRGKKRDKRREKRRKRRDKRSKRRTRRSSDSLTDGESESETSSDDDALNAQAKERKCRDPSQKTAEGQSPVVLEEEVASLPCKKREEPDILEKEDGEFPKENGSRRSNGMGADAKSYGSEDREPDIRDDHPVKSRSQSRSQSMSPKRTTSKSMSISPRRSLSKSPDVSPKRSVSRSRSASRSHPRVSQRSISRSPVRSGSSQSPARSFSRSPVRTKKARSISTSPVRSRSPRSFSRSPVRALPRRSQSRSPVRSLSRSLKKSISRSPLRDSRRSISRSLVRSSRRSISRSPVRSRRSISRSPVRSSRRSVSRSPVRSSRRSVSRSPVRSSRRSVSRSPVRSSRRSISRSSGRAPSRRSVSRSPIRAPSRNNRRSYSRSPSTRRARFPDRRSLSRSVSPDGSPKRIRRGRGFSQRYAYARRYRTPSPKRSPVRSFRYSGRDRYSSYRRYSPRRFRSPPRGRTPPSRYRGRRSRTRSPSVSRSPRYRNRHYSRSGSPVRSRSPVDVSKSRLSPRVARQRSPSSSRSPSKSRSSLDSQSPKRLSKDRSRSSSRSPGGKKGLVSYDDGSPDSSQR
- the LOC18100681 gene encoding peptidyl-prolyl cis-trans isomerase CYP95 isoform X3, which gives rise to MEKKMAKKNPLVFMDVCIDGDPKERMVFELFLDIAPKTVENFRALCTGEKGIGPKSQRPLHYKGSFFHRIIKGSMAQGGDILKRDGTFGESIYGGKFPDESPKLKHDEPGLLSMSIADRDALGSQFIITFRANHHLDRKYVAFGKLVQGDKVLKNIEDVGDEEGRPTVTVKIINCGEFIEDKKKVNKLKVEKHKKSSRDRKRRRRNYLSDSESSSDSDMESTESDSDSDSLLSSSSDISSSSEDRRKKRKRTSKRDKHRRGKKRDKRREKRRKRRDKRSKRRTRRSSDSLTDGESESETSSDDDALNAQAKERKCRDPSQKTAEGQSPVVLEEEVASLPCKKREEPDILEKEDGEFPKENGSRRSNGMGADAKSYGSEDREPDIRDDHPVKSRSQSMSPKRTTSKSMSISPRRSLSKSPDVSPKRSVSRSRSASRSHPRVSQRSISRSPVRSGSSQSPARSFSRSPVRTKKARSISTSPVRSRSPRSFSRSPVRALPRRSQSRSPVRSLSRSLKKSISRSPLRDSRRSISRSLVRSSRRSISRSPVRSRRSISRSPVRSSRRSVSRSPVRSSRRSVSRSPVRSSRRSVSRSPVRSSRRSISRSSGRAPSRRSVSRSPIRAPSRNNRRSYSRSPSTRRARFPDRRSLSRSVSPDGSPKRIRRGRGFSQRYAYARRYRTPSPKRSPVRSFRYSGRDRYSSYRRYSPRRFRSPPRGRTPPSRYRGRRSRTRSPSVSRSPRYRNRHYSRSGSPVRSRSPVDVSKSRLSPRVARQRSPSSSRSPSKSRSSLDSQSPKRLSKDRSRSSSRSPGGKKGLVSYDDGSPDSSQR
- the LOC18100681 gene encoding peptidyl-prolyl cis-trans isomerase CYP95 isoform X5, with translation MSIADRDALGSQFIITFRANHHLDRKYVAFGKLVQGDKVLKNIEDVGDEEGRPTVTVKIINCGEFIEDKKKVNKLKVEKHKKSSRDRKRRRRNYLSDSESSSDSDMESTESDSDSDSLLSSSSDISSSSEDRRKKRKRTSKRDKHRRGKKRDKRREKRRKRRDKRSKRRTRRSSDSLTDGESESETSSDDDALNAQAKERKCRDPSQKTAEGQSPVVLEEEVASLPCKKREEPDILEKEDGEFPKENGSRRSNGMGADAKSYGSEDREPDIRDDHPVKSRSQSRSQSMSPKRTTSKSMSISPRRSLSKSPDVSPKRSVSRSRSASRSHPRVSQRSISRSPVRSGSSQSPARSFSRSPVRTKKARSISTSPVRSRSPRSFSRSPVRALPRRSQSRSPVRSLSRSLKKSISRSPLRDSRRSISRSLVRSSRRSISRSPVRSRRSISRSPVRSSRRSVSRSPVRSSRRSVSRSPVRSSRRSVSRSPVRSSRRSISRSSGRAPSRRSVSRSPIRAPSRNNRRSYSRSPSTRRARFPDRRSLSRSVSPDGSPKRIRRGRGFSQRYAYARRYRTPSPKRSPVRSFRYSGRDRYSSYRRYSPRRFRSPPRGRTPPSRYRGRRSRTRSPSVSRSPRYRNRHYSRSGSPVRSRSPVDVSKSRLSPRVARQRSPSSSRSPSKSRSSLDSQSPKRLSKDRSRSSSRSPGGKKGLVSYDDGSPDSSQR
- the LOC7471578 gene encoding U-box domain-containing protein 10 isoform X1; this encodes MVSVLILFCSPLLQFQGLSIVLCVIFDANVEIYFGLKSPSYVEDISYVNFEIAAASWKTSKTMSATRLRETITECLADVQSDSVDAQRKALQTLAALTKVSPQNRSLLAQTDGVVSTLLTLTKISSSIIRILALSILFNLSLNPDLKWNLADMETIHHLNSIILSASSPEINRLVCSLICSLAMLDKNKAKFGVAGTVQVLVGAISGPRCPASHHLLSSLAELVQFHGNCTVAVRSGAVQVLIGVVESTDGEDLAGTSLAVLGHLARFNEGLNALIRTDQIVSSMLNVLRGRCMLSKEGAAEILLRLFDESEGCVRDAFRLPEFSSVLADISVRGSSKAREKANQLLKKMVDANLDPYTDGNSLFLPWYQ
- the LOC7471578 gene encoding U-box domain-containing protein 10 isoform X2 gives rise to the protein MSATRLRETITECLADVQSDSVDAQRKALQTLAALTKVSPQNRSLLAQTDGVVSTLLTLTKISSSIIRILALSILFNLSLNPDLKWNLADMETIHHLNSIILSASSPEINRLVCSLICSLAMLDKNKAKFGVAGTVQVLVGAISGPRCPASHHLLSSLAELVQFHGNCTVAVRSGAVQVLIGVVESTDGEDLAGTSLAVLGHLARFNEGLNALIRTDQIVSSMLNVLRGRCMLSKEGAAEILLRLFDESEGCVRDAFRLPEFSSVLADISVRGSSKAREKANQLLKKMVDANLDPYTDGNSLFLPWYQ